The genome window GCCGACGCGCTCCGGCAGCGCGGCGTAGTACTCGTGAGGCAGGCCAAGGAACTCCACTCCCCGTGAGCGAAGGGCACGCACCGTGCCGACGATGTCTTCGGTGCGCAGGGCGATGTGCTGGGTCCCGGCATCGAGGTAGTAGTCGAGGAATTCCTGGATCTGGCTCTTGCCCTTCCCCTCGGCCGGCTCGTTGATCGGGAACTTGATGCGGCCGTTGCCGGACTGCATCACCTTGCTCATCAGGGCGGAGTACTCGGTGTGGATCACCTTGTCGTCGTAATGGATCAGCTGGCTGAAGCCGAGCGCGTCGCGGTAAAAGTCGACGAATCGGTTCATGTCGCCCAGCGCCACGTTGCCGACGCAGTGGTCGACCTCGAGCAGCTGCTGCCCGGTGGCCGCGGCCCGCGGCCTGGTGAGGCGGTGGTAGCCGGGAGCGAATGCGCCGGTGTAGTCGCTGCGGTCGATGAAGGAGTGGAGGACCTCGCCGTAGGTGTGAATCGCCGATTGGCGCAGCACGCCCTTCTCCCCGGTGAGCTCGGTTGGCTCGAGCGCTGAGCGAGCGCCACGCGTCGTCGTCTCGCGCCAGGCCGACGACACGTCGTCGACCGCGAATGCGATGTCGTGCACCCCGTCGCCGTGGCGGCGGACATGCTCGGCCAGCTCCCCGGCCTCGGTCAGCGGGGCGGTGAAGACGAAGCGGATGTCGTTCTGCACCAGCACATAGCTGGCGCGGTCACGGACCCCCGTCTCGAGGCCGGCGTAGGCGACCGGGGTGAAGCCCCACAGGGCCCGATAGTAGGCCGCGGCCTGCTTGGCGTTCCCAACCCAGAACTCGACGTGGTCGATCCCCTTGAGCGGGAGGAAGTCGGCTGCCGCGTCCGCGGCGGCGGGACGGGCGAGGATATCGGTCATGGCCCCGATTGTAAGGCGGCTGTGAGCGCCACCTCGATCATGCGCTCGACCGCCGCGTCGAGATCCTCGAGCGACATGTAGGTCTCCTCCGTTCCCTCCTCTTCGTTCAGCACGTCGCTGACGGTGAGCAGGCATGCGGCCTGCGCCCCGGCGCGCGCCGCCAGGTAGAAGAGGACCGACGCCTCCATCTCGAAGGCGAGCACCCCGCGCTCGCGCCACTTGCTGGCGTAGTCGGGATCGGTGTTGTAGAAGACGTCGACCGATGCCACCGGCCCGATGCGCACGGGGATCCCCGCCTGCTCGGCTGCATGCACGAGGGTGTGGGTCAGGGCGAAGTCGGCGGTCGGGGCGTATCGGTCCCTATGCAGATAGGTGTTGGTCGCACCGTCGGTCGGGCAGGCGGAGAGGGCAACCACGAGGTCCCCGGTGCGCAGTCCCGGCGCGATGCCGCCGCATGTCCCGACTCGGATCAGCTGCTTTGCACCCAGCCGCAGCAGCTCTTCGGCCACGATCGCGAATGATGGCGTTCCCATGCCCGACGTCTGGACACTGACCGGGTGCCCCTGATACGTGCCTGTCCAGCCGTACAGCGCCCGGTGCTCGTTGACCTGCCGTGCCTGTTCGAGCCCGCCGTCGAAACGCTCCGCGATCTTCCGAGCGCGGTTCGGATCGCCCGGCAGCAGCACCAGCGGCGCGTAATCGCCGGCCTCCGCGCGGAGGTGGATCTGTGGCACGCCCGATAGGGTAGCGCAGCGCGCTCCCTAGTCGGGCGCTGCGCCCTCGGCTACGGCGATCGCCCGGGCCGCTGCGCTGGCGGCATCCGCGTCGGACGCATCGATCGCGTCGACAAGCGTGCGATGCAGTTCATCGAGTTCGTCGTCAAGGGCCAGGCGCCGCGCCCGGCCGGTCATATCGGTCCGGACGCCCACTCCAGCCATTCGCTCCAGCGCCGCGTGGAGGGGGCTGCGAGCGGCTCCGGCGATAAACGCGTGCAGCTCGAGGTCGGCCTCGACGAAAGCGGTCGGTTCACCCGCCAGGACAGCCCGATGGCGCTCTTGGAGCAAGAGGTGGAGGTCGAGCTGCTGGCGTTCCGTACGCCTTCGTGACGCCGCGCGGGCTGCGACTTCGGCGGCGATCGTCGCCCTGAGGTCATGGAGTTCGGCCCGATGCGCTCGCCGGTGCGAGACGCGCAGCACGCGAGCCGCTGGCTGTCGTCGAACGACGAAGACGCCAATTCCATGGCGGACCTCGATCATGCCGAGATACGACAGCGCTGCCAGAGCTTCGCGCAGGACCGGCAGACTGACTCGTAGCTCAGCTGCCAGCTTCCTTGATGATTCAATGCGCTGCCCTCCTCGCAGATCGCGAGTCGTGATCCTTCGTCTGATCTGGTCGGCCACCTGGGCAGCCAACGGACGCCGAGCTGCAGGGTATAGATCAGCAGGCAGTCGCCAGAAATCCAGTCGTGGCGCCGACCGCTGCCGCATGGGGGTCCAGTGCCCAGACCTTGTCGCCCGCATCCGTTTTGTCACCTCGGTCTCCAACTGTTCAAGTCATCTGAACTGTTGCAGGACCTGCCTTACCGGTGGATGAGCGTCGACTTATCGCGGCTCCGCTACGATCGATGCCGATGCCCACCTCCTACTACGACGACCTTGCGTTCGCGGTTGCCCTGGCAGACCAGGCTGGCGAGCTGCTCACTACCAGCTACGAGCAGACGATGAAGGTCGATCGGAAGAGCAAGCGGGATGTCGTCACCAACGTGGACTACGCCAGCGAAGCGCTCCTGATCAAGGCCATCCGCGAGCAATTTCCAGGCGACGCCATCCTCGCTGAGGAGTCCGGCCGCCACGAACGGGCTGATTCGGCTGCGCTTCCTGCGACCAGCCCCGGTCGAGGCCGATGGAGCCGACGCATCTGGGTCATCGACCCGCTCGATGGCACGGTGAACTACGCCAACGGGATCCCGTTCTTCTGTGTCTCGATCGGGCTGATCGAAGCGGGGCGGCCGGTGGTCGGCGTGGTCCTCGATCCACTCCGCGGCGACTCCTACGCGGCGACAGCTGATGGACCCGCAACGCTGAACGACAAGCCGGTCCGAGCGAGCGAGAAGGGCGTGCTGGGCGACTTCGTGGTCAGCATGGCGATCATCGGCCGTGGAGGGATTGCGCGGGAACGGAGAGTTGCGCACGAGATCCGCATCTCGAGGCGAATGGGCAGTGCTGCCCTGGCGCTGGCCTACGTCGCCTCCGGCCGCTTCGATGCGAACGTGCAGAACGGCGGCCTCTCTCTGTGGGATGTCGCAGCCGCGGGATTGATCGCCGAGCGTGCGGGGGCGAAGGTGACGGACCTGTACGGCGGCCCGTGGTGGAACGTCACCAAGCGCCCGGCCCGGCTGAGCATCGTCGCCGCCCCTGAGCCGCACCACGCAACGCTGATCGAATTGCTGCGCCTCGCGCGAACGACGGTCCAGACCCGGCGCTAGCGGGAGTCCGCTTCGCGCAGGACCGATGCGAACATGGCCAGCGTGCGGGCGGTGGCGCCCCAGATGCGATGACCCTGGTGCCGATAGACGGCAGCGCGCAGCGACCAGCCGGGCCCCTCGATCAGTTCCTCACCGACCGCGCCATCGGTCAGCAGGTGGCGCAGGGAGACTTCGACGATCTCCGCCACCTCGTCAGTGTGCGGCACCAGTGCAGGCTGCTCTGCCGCCGTGCCGACGAACGGGCGCAGCTCGAAGTTGCTGACCGGGATCCAGATGTCGTCGAGGACACCGGCAATCGCCACCGCGGCGGGGTCGACCCCAACCTCCTCCCACGCCTCCCGCAACGCGGTCGCCTCGCGGGAGGCATCGGCCGGGTCAACCGCGCCGCCTGGCAGCGAGACTTCACCGGGGTGCTCGCGCAGGTCGGCGTGCCGGACGGTGAGCGGCACCGTCAGCTCGGCATCGGCACCGGGATAGACCAGCAGCAGGGTGGCAGCCGCACGTGCCGGCGGGAAGGTGGAGCGGTCGTAGCGCGGGATGCTCGAGCCGTCGGCTGCCTCGCGCGGGGCGAAGCGCGGATCGGCAACGATCGGTCGGGTCGCCGCACTCAGTGCGTGGGCGATCGCTTCCTGCCATCCATGCTCGCCGCGTAAGATTCGGTCCATGGCCTTCCCGGCTCCCGCTGATCGCGACTCATTGACCCGCGCCGCCCTGTACAAGACGCGGGTGCTCGTCAATCGCACGCCGCACTTCACCACGCGGGCCCGCCGCGAGGCAAATCGAGGCCTCGACCTGCTCGACGCGCAGCTGGGGCTGAACCAGGTGAATCTGCCCGAGGCGGTGCGCGGCATCGAGCTGTTGATCCGCGCCACCCCCTCTCTGGCCTTCAGCCTGCTGCGCGACGCTGCCTTCGTCGATCGCTTCGGCGCCGCGCTGCGCTACCTCGGCCTGCGCGGGATCGGCCAGCGGCTCGACGAGGTGACGCACTCGATCATGGCCGAGCCGATCCCGGGGCCGACCCGCGGGCGCCGTCATCGGGACGAGCTGCCCCCCGAGGAGCGGGTCGACGCCGAGGGGAAACCGCTCCCGCCGCGACCAGGCTTCTAGAGGGCTGCCAGAAGTGCGTCATCGGTAGGGGTGGCGCCCAGTCCAAGTCGCGAGCCAACGACCGCGGGGAGTGGCGGCTCCAGGTTGGTCGAGCGCAGTGCGTCCCACGAAGCCTCGCCAAAGGCCGATGACGGCGTCCCATCCAGGATCACCCTGCCGGTCCTGAGCACGACAACCCGATCGAAGGACGTGGCCACGAATTCCATGTCGTGGCTGACGGCAATGACGGTCCTGCCCGCTGCGTGAGCGCGGTCGATGGCGAGCTTGACGATCTCCACGCCTCGCATGTCCAGTCCGGTGGTCGGCTCGTCCAGGACCAGCACGGGCGTGCCCATGGCCTGCACCGATGCCAGCGCCAGGAGCTTGCGCCGCGAAGCTCCCAGGTCATACGGGTTGGTGCCGGCATCTGCCTCGAGTCCGACCTCGGCCAGGGCCTCGTCGACCGCCGCGCGCAGCGCACCGCCGCTCAAGCCGAGGTTACGCGGCCCGAACTCCACCTCGCGGCGGACGCTGCCGGCGAAGATCTGGCGATCGGGGTCCTGGAAGGCAAGCCCAACCGAGCGTGCCAGTTGCGCCACCGTGCGCGTTGCCACGTCGATGGGATCGTGCAGGACGCGCCCCGTCGTGGGTCGCAGGAGTCCGTTGAGATGGCGCACCAGGGTCGTCTTGCCGCTGCCGTTCTGGCCGATGAGGGCGACCCGTTCGCCGGCGCCGATGCGCAGGTCGATCCGGTCGAGCGCCAGTGCCCCACCCCGTGGGTATCGGAAGCTGACTCCGTCGAGGGTGATATCGGTCATCGCGCCAGCGCCAGCGCCTCGTCGAGGCGGGCGAGTGCCGCCGCCGGCAGCTTCGCCTCGCCAGCCGCTCGCCGCAGGCGGACGACCGCCGGGGGAGCCACGCCGAGGTCGGTGAGCCGTGGATCGGCCAAAATCTCGGCGGCGACCCCGTCGAGCACCGTGCGACCGGCGTCGAGAGCCACGACCCGTGAGCAGATCGCTGCCAGCAGATCGGTCTTCTGTTCGGCGACCAGGATCGACGCACCGTTGGCCGCGAGGCCGGCCAGGGCCGTCGCGACCATCGCCGTGCCCGCGGGGTCGAGCTGGGCGGTCGGCTCGTCCAGCACCAGGTGCGCGGGGCGAAGGGCGAGCAGGCCGGCAATCGCGACCAGCTGCTGCTGTCCGCCGGAGAGCTGGGCGGGGTCGCGATCGGCGAGCGACTCGATCCGCAGGGCCGCCAGCGCCTCTTCGGTTCGACCGATCACCTCGGAACGTGGCAGGCCCAGGTTCATTGGTCCAAAGGCGATCTCTTCGTAGACCGTGGCGGCCACCCCGGAAAGCTGCGTGGCGGGGCTGGCGAAGGCGATCCCGATCCGCCCGGCCAGCTCGTGCATGGCGAGTGGGGCCGTCTCCTCCCCGTCGAGCAGGACGCGTCCCGTGAGCGTGCCGCCCACGGTTCGCGGTGCGAGCCCCGAGGCGACCAGGCAGATGGTCGTCTTGCCCGCCTCGGAGGCGCCCACCAGGCCGAGCACCTCGCCGTCGCGCAGCTCCAGGCCCACCTCGTGGAGCGACGGGCGGGGGGCGCCGGCGTAGCGGTAGGTGACGGATTCGAGGGTCAGCATCAGCGCAGCCATCCCAGCCAGCCCAACGCGCGCGCGAGGATCAGCAGCGGCACCGCCAGCATCAGCAGCCAGCGGGCCAGTCGTTGGCGCGCCGAGTCCGGTGGCCACCACAGCAGCGTGCGACGCCCCGGGCGGCTGAATCCGCGTGCCTCGAGGGCCATCGTTCGCCCCTCGACCTCGGTGATAGAGCCCAGTAGGACCGGTCCGGCCAGGGGCAGCACGCCGCGCAGCCGCCGCCACAGCGATCCCTCTGTGTCGAGGCCGCGGGCCCGCTGCGCGGCCGTGATAGTCGCCGCCCGCTCGACCAGGCCCGGCACCGTCTGCACCGAGGCGAGTGCGACGAACGCCATGCGCGGCGAGACGCCGCGGCGCTCGAGGTCGAGCACCAGCTCGGACGCCGGCGTGGTCAAGTAGAAGAGGGTGATGGCGCCGCTGATGGCACCGATGCGGGCCAGCGTCTCGAGCGCGAACCCGAGGCCCTCCGCGGTGGCAGTGATCGGCCCGACCTGGAACAGGATCTCGCGACCCGCCGGGAAGAAGAAGAGGTTGACCAGCAGCACGCTGACCGCGATCGGCAGGGTCAGCAGCAGTGCCGTGCGCAGCAGCCGGCCAAGGATTCGGCCCATCACGGCAGGGACGACGACCGCCACCGCCGTCAGGATGGCCGGGCCCAGCAGCCCCCCGGCCATCACGGCCAACGCCGTGGTCACCGCCGCCAGCGCCGCCTTGGTGAGCGGGTTGAGGCGATGGACGCTGGTCGGTCCGGGCGCCCCCAGGAACGAGGGGAGGCGATCGGTCAGGCGGAGGTCTCCTCGAGCACCTGCTCGCCCTGCGGGAAGCGGGCCTTGAAGCGGTTGGCCAGCGCAGACAGGATCAGGTACACGGTGAAGAAGGTGGTGACCTTGTCGATCGGGTCACTGATCAGGCCCTGCCCGGTCGTCGCGGCGTAGACATCGGCACCGGCCTGGCGGAAGGCAGCCACCAGGAAGTCGGTCCCGGAGGCGGTGACCCCTCCGAAGACGCCAGCGGCGATCGGCGCGCTGATCAGAGCCGCCACGATCCCGGTGAACACGCCCGCCACCACCACGTAGGCGGCCGTCAGATCGCGGCGCACCAGGAGCAGGGCGAAGAGGCCCAGCACCGCCAGGACAACCAGGGCCAGGGCCAGGTAGCCGAGCAGGACAAAGATCAGGTCGACGCTGGCGGGGTCAGGAAACAGGTTGATCTCGGTCTGGAAAATTCTGGTGTAGGCCAGCGCGGCGGCCCAGGTCAGCACTCCGACCAGCGCCACGGTGACGGCGCCGCCGGCAAGGAGCTCCGCTGAGGAGCGGTTGGGCCGCGGCCGCAGGAATCCGGCACGCCCCAGCAGACCGGCGATGACGCCGATCGCCACCGCTGTGATTGCAAAGGCCGCGGCCGGTTGATATTGGAACGGCGGCGGGATGACGTACGACCACAGGATGTTGCCCAGCCCGCCGGTGAGCGCGCCGGCGATCGGCCCGCACAGCACTCCCACCAGGATGGTCCCGATCGAGTCGAGGTAGATCGGGATCTTGAGGGCGGACGCCACGGTCTGGCCCAGGATCACGTTGATCCCGATGCCGACCGCCATGAGCAGGTAGGTTCGGGTGCCGAACTGCCCGGAGAGGGATGCGAGCCGCCCGGTCTGCACCAGCTCCAGGCCATAGGTCACGACGGCACCGATGACCATGGCGACGGCCAGGATCAGCGCCCACGAGTTGGCGGCCTTGGTGTTGGCGAACGTGTTGGGGTCGACCGCGTTGGCGTCGCCGAAGTCACCAAAGCCGATGATCCCGACGTAGGTCGCCACGGCGAACGCGACGAGTCCGGCGGCGACGCGCATCGGGCCCCACTCCCCTGTCTGGGCCAGGGTGAGGCCCGCGTACACAACGTCGGCCACGATGACGCCGACCGCCGCGGAGAGTGGCCACACCTGCCCCGTGGCGTACAGGCCGAGTCCGACGACGGCCCCGACCGCCAGCCCAATTGCGATGCGCATCCATCGGGCGGAATCCATGGCCCTCAACCTCCCTTGTGCTGTGGCTGCATCACGCGGGTCGGCACCGCGACCGCGCGCGTGAGGCGTTCCAGGAGCTCGCGATGCATCCCCTCCGCGTCCAGCTCCGTGACGATGCTCACCGGCAGGCGAGTCTCGTCCCTGGATCGGTACAGGCTGCCGGCCAGGTGCGGATCGTTGCCCGTGTCGCAGGCCAATCGCTCATCGACGGCCTCGGTTACCAGGTCGGGGCGCAGCAGCGACCCGATCAGCGTGACCGGGTCATGCAGGTAGCAGCCGTCGATCCCCTCCGCGTGCCGGTGGAAGGAGATGTAGAAGCGCACCGCGTCACGCACGATCGCCGACAGGGGTGTGCCCGGCAGGGCGTCGAGATCCTCGAGCGTGAAGATCAGGTCCTGGGTGGCGTCGAGCGGAAAGATGCGCGAGATGGCCCCGGCGGCCAGGACTGCTTCGGCCGCCTCGGGATCGACGCACGCATTCCATTCGCCGGTCTCCGTGGTGTTGCCCCGTTCCTCCAGCGTGCCGCCCATCCAGATCAGCTCGCGGAGCCCGCCGGCAAGATCCACCCCGTTCAGGACGGCGGATGCCAGGTTGGTGAGCGGACCCAGCGCCACCACGCTCAGCTCGCCCGGGTGTCGCTCGATGTGCGCGGCGAGGTAGCGCGGCGCGGGCACCGCCGTGTAGTCGGTCGATCCAAGCTCGGGATCCTCCCCGGTCAGCTCGACGTAGCCGGTGCCGGTGGGGCCGTGCGTGTCGGGCGCGGTGCGCAGGCGGCGATGGAGGGGGCGTGCCGCGCCGATGCTGACCGGCACGTCGCCGCGCCCCACCAGGCGCAGGATCTTGCCGGTGTTGCGCGCGACGTGGTGGATCTCGACATTGCCCGCCACGCAGGTGACGCCGCGAAGGTTCAGCTCGGGAGCGGTCGCCGCGATGAGCAAA of Chloroflexota bacterium contains these proteins:
- the hppD gene encoding 4-hydroxyphenylpyruvate dioxygenase, translating into MTDILARPAAADAAADFLPLKGIDHVEFWVGNAKQAAAYYRALWGFTPVAYAGLETGVRDRASYVLVQNDIRFVFTAPLTEAGELAEHVRRHGDGVHDIAFAVDDVSSAWRETTTRGARSALEPTELTGEKGVLRQSAIHTYGEVLHSFIDRSDYTGAFAPGYHRLTRPRAAATGQQLLEVDHCVGNVALGDMNRFVDFYRDALGFSQLIHYDDKVIHTEYSALMSKVMQSGNGRIKFPINEPAEGKGKSQIQEFLDYYLDAGTQHIALRTEDIVGTVRALRSRGVEFLGLPHEYYAALPERVGDVGIPMDLLEELGIEADRDEEGYLLQIFTKPMQDRPTFFFEIIERHGSRGFGVGNFKALFEAIEREQEKRGNL
- a CDS encoding purine-nucleoside phosphorylase produces the protein MPQIHLRAEAGDYAPLVLLPGDPNRARKIAERFDGGLEQARQVNEHRALYGWTGTYQGHPVSVQTSGMGTPSFAIVAEELLRLGAKQLIRVGTCGGIAPGLRTGDLVVALSACPTDGATNTYLHRDRYAPTADFALTHTLVHAAEQAGIPVRIGPVASVDVFYNTDPDYASKWRERGVLAFEMEASVLFYLAARAGAQAACLLTVSDVLNEEEGTEETYMSLEDLDAAVERMIEVALTAALQSGP
- a CDS encoding inositol monophosphatase family protein → MPTSYYDDLAFAVALADQAGELLTTSYEQTMKVDRKSKRDVVTNVDYASEALLIKAIREQFPGDAILAEESGRHERADSAALPATSPGRGRWSRRIWVIDPLDGTVNYANGIPFFCVSIGLIEAGRPVVGVVLDPLRGDSYAATADGPATLNDKPVRASEKGVLGDFVVSMAIIGRGGIARERRVAHEIRISRRMGSAALALAYVASGRFDANVQNGGLSLWDVAAAGLIAERAGAKVTDLYGGPWWNVTKRPARLSIVAAPEPHHATLIELLRLARTTVQTRR
- a CDS encoding CoA pyrophosphatase, with amino-acid sequence MDRILRGEHGWQEAIAHALSAATRPIVADPRFAPREAADGSSIPRYDRSTFPPARAAATLLLVYPGADAELTVPLTVRHADLREHPGEVSLPGGAVDPADASREATALREAWEEVGVDPAAVAIAGVLDDIWIPVSNFELRPFVGTAAEQPALVPHTDEVAEIVEVSLRHLLTDGAVGEELIEGPGWSLRAAVYRHQGHRIWGATARTLAMFASVLREADSR
- a CDS encoding ABC transporter ATP-binding protein; translated protein: MTDITLDGVSFRYPRGGALALDRIDLRIGAGERVALIGQNGSGKTTLVRHLNGLLRPTTGRVLHDPIDVATRTVAQLARSVGLAFQDPDRQIFAGSVRREVEFGPRNLGLSGGALRAAVDEALAEVGLEADAGTNPYDLGASRRKLLALASVQAMGTPVLVLDEPTTGLDMRGVEIVKLAIDRAHAAGRTVIAVSHDMEFVATSFDRVVVLRTGRVILDGTPSSAFGEASWDALRSTNLEPPLPAVVGSRLGLGATPTDDALLAAL
- a CDS encoding ABC transporter ATP-binding protein, coding for MAALMLTLESVTYRYAGAPRPSLHEVGLELRDGEVLGLVGASEAGKTTICLVASGLAPRTVGGTLTGRVLLDGEETAPLAMHELAGRIGIAFASPATQLSGVAATVYEEIAFGPMNLGLPRSEVIGRTEEALAALRIESLADRDPAQLSGGQQQLVAIAGLLALRPAHLVLDEPTAQLDPAGTAMVATALAGLAANGASILVAEQKTDLLAAICSRVVALDAGRTVLDGVAAEILADPRLTDLGVAPPAVVRLRRAAGEAKLPAAALARLDEALALAR
- a CDS encoding energy-coupling factor transporter transmembrane component T produces the protein MTDRLPSFLGAPGPTSVHRLNPLTKAALAAVTTALAVMAGGLLGPAILTAVAVVVPAVMGRILGRLLRTALLLTLPIAVSVLLVNLFFFPAGREILFQVGPITATAEGLGFALETLARIGAISGAITLFYLTTPASELVLDLERRGVSPRMAFVALASVQTVPGLVERAATITAAQRARGLDTEGSLWRRLRGVLPLAGPVLLGSITEVEGRTMALEARGFSRPGRRTLLWWPPDSARQRLARWLLMLAVPLLILARALGWLGWLR
- a CDS encoding nucleoside hydrolase, with the translated sequence MQASPTDAEPRPVLLDVDTGIDDMIALLIAATAPELNLRGVTCVAGNVEIHHVARNTGKILRLVGRGDVPVSIGAARPLHRRLRTAPDTHGPTGTGYVELTGEDPELGSTDYTAVPAPRYLAAHIERHPGELSVVALGPLTNLASAVLNGVDLAGGLRELIWMGGTLEERGNTTETGEWNACVDPEAAEAVLAAGAISRIFPLDATQDLIFTLEDLDALPGTPLSAIVRDAVRFYISFHRHAEGIDGCYLHDPVTLIGSLLRPDLVTEAVDERLACDTGNDPHLAGSLYRSRDETRLPVSIVTELDAEGMHRELLERLTRAVAVPTRVMQPQHKGG